In a genomic window of Longimicrobiaceae bacterium:
- a CDS encoding nicotinamidase: MNPKETLRPGDALLIVDVQNDFCPGGALPIPEGDQVIPPLNEWIAAAEAAGIPVYASRDWHPRGHPSFVEEGGEWPVHCLQDSEGAAFHPDLRLPADTVVVTKGTRFDQDQYSAFDQTGLHERLRKDGIRRLWTGGLAQDVCVCATALDARKLGYDVTLIPGGSLPVTREGGEDALRRMREAGVGVRG; this comes from the coding sequence ATGAATCCGAAAGAGACCCTCCGCCCCGGTGACGCCCTGCTGATCGTCGACGTGCAGAACGATTTCTGTCCTGGAGGGGCGTTGCCGATCCCGGAGGGAGACCAGGTGATCCCGCCGCTGAACGAGTGGATCGCCGCCGCCGAGGCGGCCGGGATCCCGGTCTACGCCTCGCGGGACTGGCATCCACGCGGACACCCGAGCTTCGTCGAGGAGGGTGGTGAGTGGCCGGTGCACTGCCTGCAGGACAGTGAGGGCGCCGCCTTCCACCCCGACCTGCGGCTGCCCGCCGACACGGTGGTGGTCACCAAGGGGACCCGCTTCGACCAGGACCAGTACTCCGCCTTCGACCAGACCGGCCTGCACGAGCGCCTGCGCAAGGACGGGATCCGTCGCCTGTGGACCGGCGGACTCGCGCAGGACGTCTGCGTCTGCGCCACCGCCCTCGACGCCCGCAAGCTGGGCTACGACGTCACCCTCATTCCCGGAGGCTCGCTCCCCGTGACCCGCGAAGGCGGCGAGGATGCACTGCGACGGATGCGCGAGGCGGGGGTCGGGGTGAGGGGGTGA